The Rhineura floridana isolate rRhiFlo1 chromosome 17, rRhiFlo1.hap2, whole genome shotgun sequence genomic interval AGCATGAGGCTGCTGgcttttcctctttcagcaacctggtctcatgtgcctctgagccagGAAAACAATgtttgagggggagggagggaggccttgCTTTGGCTGTCCTGATGGATTATCACAACCTGTGGTGTTGTGTTGTCTCACAACATTAAGAGGTAAGCTTTGTAGTGTGCCCAGCAGCATTTCCCCCGAAATCTGTGGCTGTTTGGTGATCAAGGGGCACCGCTCCCCCTGAACTCTAAGAAGGGTGACTGCTTGACCTCTCTTTCagagttggggtgggtgggtcatTGCAGCCCTTACAACCCCACAGAAAGTGAAACTGCACCTAAAACAATTTCAGGAAGAAAAGAGGATCCAGCTCAACCATATTTGGGgcttgttctttcttttttattattataattgtggCTTTTCATTGTGGAGAGTCACAAGGGGTGAGAGCCCCCCACTACAGGAAAGGTGTAACTGAGACACTTCCTCCCCCCCACTTCCCCAGGAGGTGAGAAGACCAAGGGCGGCAGCCCTGCAGGCATCAGCCCGCCGCCCAACACGGGCCCCACCTTCCACCAACTAGCAGCTCTGAGTCTCCCAATTCAAAGCGCAAGGAGCCTTCCAAATGTTTCTCTGCCCACTTCCCCTTAGCTCTAGGGGCGTCCCTTTCCAAGGCAGGGCAGGAGAGCTCCCCAGCCATCAAGGCACATCGACAGTCATTTGTCCAGACGGCGGAGGCAACACCCTCCTCAGGGCCACATTATGACTttcatgggccctaggcacttttgcctttgtgggccccttcctccttaaaaaaatattaaaaattatattttacgACTGCGTTGGTATAAAGATGAATATAATCCAGGCTGGATTATATTCATCTTTATACCAACGCAGTCAAAGTATGTATCTCGCTTACTGCGAGAAGTAAACTGCGCTGAGGCTAAGCAGGCCTCCTATGCGCCATCCTTCAGTTGGCGCCTATGGCCGAGGCCATATTGGCCATACAGTTTACCGTCACTAAGCTTCTCACTATAGTACAAAATAATAGTGCATATATCAAAGTGTTCTCCGTTTTGATTACTTAAAAGGTACATATTATAAGTAACTTCATCAGTAAGTTATCATCTATTTAGGTTAGCGATTACTTTATAgaaataatttattaattttgcAAATACGGGATTGTTATTCACTAAATACATGTGAATAAATTTGAATGGTATGAAGTGCACATGTATATTTTATCGTGTCTATATTGTGTGCTTaattataacatttaaaaaaacggTTACATCTCAAATATACTCACCTTATTTCAGAATTGATGATAAGTAGTTCCATAAAATTATTATATGGATACATGTGCAAGAAATTATTCAGTAAAAATGCAAAAGTGTATTACTGATGGAAATTCCGTTACGGTGTAATATCCGATTGTTGAGTTGAGTTCTAACTTTTGATTTGAATTATTGCAATTAACAATATCATATAATATAAACAATTAAATTTTTAGATACtgtgatttttttgtattttaataaagaaTTTTCAgagatatattaatttttatcatAGTTTCAAAATGTCTGACGGCTATAAGAGAAGATATCAATCTGGAAGtgaaaaatggaagaagaaagatCTTGGaggaaggtttaaaaaaattgaaaagttcTTTGCTAAAATTTGTGACGGTAAACAATGAAAGCAGCTCGATCTGGTCTCCAGACAGTGCTACAAATTCTAAAGAACCTCAATGAACAACAAAGAGAAGGATCCTGTcaaaaatacaaattctattagATCAAATTCTAAAGAACCAGCTTCAGATTCCGAAGAAAGTAACCTTGAAGAACAACAAGAAAACCCTATTGCAGACACCAGTTTTAATAGAGCAGATTATGAAAAACCCACTTTAGATTCCAattccaaaataaaatacagtagcgATCCAGCTGAATGGGTTGTAACACCTGATCTAAAAAAATATTATACAAAAAATATTCCTTCCCAAAATTTAGAATCCAATTTTTTACTAAAAGGTAAACTATTTGGTGATAAGATGAGATATGCGCAAAGGGAGTATTTTATCAGGCAAAATGAACAATGGAGAGGCAATAACAAGAGATCGGTTGATTTATTCTCCTTCTAGCGGTAAAGCATATCGCTACTCATGCAAACTATTTAGCACACATTCAGATATAATATCCAATCAATTTCAAACCGGTCTTGATGATTGGAAAAATGCAACTGTAAGAATTTCTTCTCACGAAATATTCAAAGACCATCTTAGTGCCTTATCATCGATGTCACAACATCGAAAATATACAAGTATTGATGCAGAAGGAAAATGAGAGATTGTTGCCTACTGGATAGAAGTATTAAAGAGAGTAATTGCAGTTGTAAAATTTCTGGCTGAAAGAGGATTAGCTTTTCGTGGTGATTCTCATTTGCATAATTGTTCCAATAATGGTCATTTTCTTGGTTGTATTGATTTATCAGAATTTGATCCATTTCTTTAAGATCATATTCGAAAGCATGGAAATCCTGGAAGAGGGAATGTTTCGTACCTTTCTGCTAATATATGTGATGAATTCATAGATCTACTGGGATCTAAGTTATAGCACAAATAATATCAGAAGTAAAAGATGCTAAATATTACAGAATCAGTATAGATTCAACCCCTGATATTAGTCACACAGATCAATTGACAATAATACTTCGTTATGTGCTTAAAAATGGGGAGGTGATCGAAAGCTTTCTTAAATTTGTTTCTATTGAACAGCATGATGGAAAATATTTGATGTTTTATGTAACACTCTCAAACAACATGATATCGATATAAAAAACTGTAGGTCCCAATCATATGACAATGGCAGCAATAAGAGTGGAATATACACTGGCGTGCAAGCAAGATTTCGTGAAGTTAACAATTTAGCCGAATGGGTTCCTTGCACCGCTCACAGTTTGAATTTAGTTGGTGTAGCTGCAGCAGAGTGTTGCACAGAAGCAGTCAGTTTTTTTAGCATCCTAAAAACAGTTTATACATTCTTTGCTGCCTCACCACAAAGATGGACAAAATTAAAGGAGAATATGAAGAAAGATACAAATATTGTGCACAGTTTATCTGAAACTAGGTGGTCAGCCAGGAACGATGCTACTAAAGCTTTTTATGAAAATTATATTGGAATTCATCAAGCTTTATTGAGTATAATTGAATGCGAGCGACAACCACCTGCTACTGTTCATGAAGCAAAGGCTCTTGTCAAAAAACTTAAGAATTTTGAAACAGCTCTGATGTGTGTCATTTGGAAGGACATTCTccaaaatattcatattaatacaACTTTACAGCAGCCCGGCATCGAATTATGTACAATAATAAATCTTTACGACAGccttttgttttatttgcatAGAACACGAGACAAGTTTCACAAATTTGAGGATTTAGGGGGGAAAAGTACACCAGAATCTGAGTATAAAGTCATAGAACGTCAGcgaaaaagaaaattattttttgTCGAAGTTAGAGTTAACAGTGAAACCGATGAAAGCATAAATTTAAATTCAAACGCTTCAGACAAATTCAAAACTCaagttttttatattattatagaCAGGTTAATAACAGAATTGAGAAAAAGACGAGCTGCCTATGAATCACTACATAACAGGTTTAATTTTGACAGATCTATGCTTGAAGATGAATTGTTTCCAAAGGAAAAGCACTGGTTGAAATATACCCTACATATCTCGAAGAAGAGTTTGTTAACGAATTTTTATCATTTTCGAGATGGTTTCCTGAAAAGAAAACCATGACTGAATTGCttgctgcacaaattgaaaaAAAATCTAGTTACAAGTTTTCCCAATGTATATATCGCATTAAGAATTTATTTATCAGTTTTTGGCACAAATGTAGAAGAACGGTCATTTTCCAAATTAAATCGCATCAGAAACTACCTACATTCCACTATGTCACAAACAAAATTAACTCACCTCTCTCCACTCTCTATTGAAAGTGAGTTATTAAAAAACATGCCTGTTGATGAAATAATCCAGGAATTTGCCAATAAAAAATGCCATAAAGTTAAAATTTAGAGAATAAATTTGTGTTCTTACGTCGAAATGGTGTTGACTGAAtgcaaattatatttattttctcttaTAAGTTAATAAGTTAATATAGTTTATAAGCTCCAGTGAGAATTGTTATATTATCTCGGTGGTAATTAATATGTGACTGACATTTTGATTTGAATtgtatgtatatttattttggtttgtattttatgtattcgtATTCTATGTATGCAGTCGTACTCTCAAGGCCAAAAGGCGTGAAAATAAATTATTACtactacattttaattttttcttataaaacatttttgtgggccctAAAAGTTACCGGGGCACAAGGTACTTATGCCTTCGTGAGCCCCTCCCACCATCATAAcattaatattaaaaattatttttgatgtaactttaaatacttcaacatttcatttttttctgttttaggcaaaatttaatagagtTTCGTGGGCCCTaaggtttcatttttttctgatgtgagaaaaacaataaaatattttcttcaaccttaaaagttcattttttccgtgctgattttaaaagaaaaaacattttcgtgggcccctaaaagtatcgtgggccctaggcactgtgcccaCTGTGTAAGTCGGCCCTGGCCCTCCTTCCGGGTGCGATGCTCGCGGGGGGTCCTGCTCCGGACACGCCGGCGGCCGAGGAAGAGGGGGGCCCCGCAGCGGCGAGGGCACCGGGGGCTCCTCCGTCGCGACGCCCCCCGCCACAGCGGGCAGGCGGCCCAGGCTGGGTTCGCGACGGCGCCCCCACAGCCAGCAGCACCTCTTGGCTGGCGACGTACTGGCCGTCCGGCGGGGAGCAGCAGGAGCAGGGGGGCGCCGCCGCCTCTGCTCTGGGGGGCGCCAAGCAGGAGAGCTGGGAAATGGCCTCGCCGACCTCCGCGGGCGCCTCCCGGCCGCTCTTCCGCCCGGCGTCCTTCTCCGGCAGGCCAGCCCAGCGCTGGAAGAGAGCCGAAGGAGCCAGCCTGAGGACTCGCCtctccaggagcagcaggagaactGGGCCAGGCCGGGATGTGTGCAGTGCATGTCCGGAAGGGCTGGAGTAGCCAGAGGGGCCGCATGCTTTGGAAGGAGAACTCCTCGATGGCTACCAAAGGCCCCTGCCCGGGAAGCCACGGCGGCTGAAAGCCCTTTCCCTGGCCTGGGCGACTTTTGAGCGTGCGGAAGCCCGGTTCCCCGTGCAGCGGCCTGAGCATTATTTGTCCCCTGCTGAGGCCTGATCGGTTGCTCAGTCGCCCCTCCCCAGATCAGGGCAGTTACCTTGAAATTCCCGTTGTGGAACCGATAAAGGGGCTGGAAATATGTTGCAGGGGTAGGGACGTTTGCATAGCCATTGCCCTTGGACCTGTGGAAAGAGAAGAGGGCCTCAAATTGGCAAGGCAGCCCATGGAAAGCCCCCCTCGGCCCCCACCCATCCATTACCTCTTGCTTTCCAGGCAGGAGGCAGGCTATGTACCTGGTGGTGCTGGACTGCAAACACTTAAGCCGCCGGGGAGGggggtcctccccctccccccccccgcagaaaCACAACCACACAATCACATCCCATCTACTTGCTGCATGTCAGAAGCACAGAGAACATCGTGCCTGCTTAGGGTGCCCCCCTGCTGGGCCAACTGTCAGGAAGACTTGCCTGCCCTGGAGTTCTGGGCTGGGGAGGAGAGCCTACCGGCATGCAGAGCAAGTCCCAGAAGGGCAGCAGGTGTGCATGCAAATGAATGATATGCACATGGAAAGCTGAACACTCAGTCTGAGCCCTTGGGTCTTATAAAGGCTGATCACCAACCAgtccacagcaggagggagagagagagagattgtctgTTTGTCTTTCATAGGAGACAGACTCTTCTCTGCTGTGGGAACCACAAAAGCCTACCTTGCTTGTGTCTCCAGTTTCTGCACATCAGGGGAAGGGTGTGCATGTGATATGCACATTGCATGGTTGCAAGGGAGTGCAACTTGTGGCGGAAAACCCTAGGCCAGAGACCCTAACGCCTTCCCTGGCATGTGGTGAGCAAACACAAGGCATGGTGCTCACATGGTGCTCAGGCTGttgtggctatcttgatgcaaTATTTCTAGGAGATGCCTTTTTGCCACCAGGCTCCTCTGTGGCACTCCTTCTGTGGCACTGGTGGCATTCCAGCAAGGACGCTTGCACATGGATCATCCCTGCCACCACTCTCCCTCCAGGACCTCTGCCAAGTGGCCAGCAGTCCCACCCAGGCAGCTGACCATGTGAATGAGTGGCGTACCTCCAGAAGATCATAAGGACCAGGAGCAGGGCTAGGAGAGCACCCAGGCAGAGGAGCGGGCTGAGCACAGACCTCAGCAGGTGGGAATCAAACTGCTGCCAGCTGCCTGTGGATGAAATCATCAGCCTGTTCATACAGTAGAGGATTGTCCTGGATTTGCAAAGAAAGAAGCTGCCTACTGAAGCAAGGAGCAAAATTGTGCTTTCGTAGCCTTTGCTTTGGAAGCTGAACTTTTGCCTCTGAAATATGTGAAGCTGCTAGTCAATGGCATTGTGGTGGCCAATATCTTCTGGGCAGGGCCAAATGCCCCACAGGCCTCACTAGCAGTAGCTATACACCATTCTTGTGCCCTGTTCCAGGAGCCTTTAAAACACCCAAAAAAACTCCAGAGGTTGCTGccctacaactccaatcatccctgaccattggccatactggctgctgGGGCAACAGGGAGCTGGagctcagcaacacctggagggcaccacattggctaccctagtGAGAAGACTGTTACCCAGCGAATCTTCTGTCTGCTCAGCCTGacagtcgttttagactcttccctatcactcgaggcccatgtagcctcggtggcacggaatgcgttttaccaacttcggtagcccagctacgtccctatctgagtaaggaggaccttacatcagtggttcatgctctggtaacctcacgtttggactactgcaacgcgctctacgtagggctacctctgaagatggttcggaagctacagctagtgcaaaatacgacggccagactgctaacaagaactaagcggtctgagcatataacacctgttctggctcgcctgcactggcttccagtatgctaccgggccagattcaaagtgttggtattaacctataaagccttatacagcgcgggaccacgatacctgcaggaacgcctctcccgttatgaggttcccgttatgaaccggctcgtacactacggtctactacgaaggccctcctccgggtcccgacccatagggaggcccggagggtagtaacaagatctagggccttctcagtggtggcccccgaattgtggaatagtctccccgaggaggtacgcctggcgccgacactattatcttttcggtgccaggttaaaacctttctctgaggcattttaatctaagttatttatgtaaatgttgtaattggtattttagatgatgtacttttatatttgttatattgatcttgtaattttattattgtatatgtttctatgtttgccgcccagagagctgtttgctagtcgggcgggatataagctgaataaaataaataaataaataatctccccTTTTACGGGTGCTCATCTTCAAATAAGATGGACAGATAAGCCCCTCCAACAGAAGATGCCTTCAAattgaggactgtcctctgtaaagtagggcacatgtcCCCCTTACGTCCCATTCAGGGTGATTGCTTTATGGCCTTCCACAATTACACCAACAAGTGCAGAGCTTGCTAGTGACTGTGTCGATAAGCTTGAGACTGTGTGCTAGCAGCGTTGGGCAGGTTTGGGGCTTCCCCAAATTGCCCTTGGCCCCCTAGAAGTAGAGACGAAAGGCGTCATTGGAAACAATGTATTCAAATGGCATCAATGGTTTTTATTTAGCCTGCAGAGAGACAGGCAGAGACAATGGGGCTACCAGGCATCAAGCACCAAACACAGCACAGCCTCAGCACCACTTTGCACCAAACCTGGGGGAGCTGTCCACTTGGTGGTGGCACTCCAGTGACTCCAGTGGCTTCTATAGTGCCAGTTCACATCGGGGGTTTTGCAGCGAATTCTTGCAATGTAATCTACACCAGACTTGAACTCGTAGCCCTCAATGTCCACCCATGTTTCTTTGCTGACTAAGATCCTGGTCTGTGCTTGCTGTAAAGAGTTGGAACACAAGAAATGATACAATGAGATGGAATTCATCTGGGAGACCCTGTAAGCCATAACAAAAGCCAGAAAGAGTTGATCTGGCACACAGTGGGCGCTTCCAGGTGGGGACTTTATGTTGCAAATGGGTCATTCAGATCCATTTCTTatgtgtgcatgattggcacatTGGCTTCGATGTGTCCCCATTtttggtcacatctacaccatacatttaaagcacatttaatgcacacttAATGCCAATTTAAAGTATgtggcttcctcccaaagaaccctggacactctagtttgataagggtgctggaaattataTCAATGTGaagtgtaaactacagttcccaggcctCTCACCTCCCAGGGAGCTTTTGCAGCCTTGAATGCAATCTCCCATTGAAAGTCATCAAGGAAAATGTCTTCGTAGGCCTCTGGCTTCTTCCATTGCATCCGACATTTGCTGGAGCTCATTTTGCTCTGCAGGTCAAAGGGTGGATCACATGCAACTGGAAAGAGTGGGACAGCTGAGGGGAGATGCTGCTGAGAGCTGAAAGCCCCCCCTCCCAGCAATGCTGGCTTGCTCTAAGAAGCTGAGGCAGTGGCTGCTCAAGAAGAATCAGATAGTGTTCAGTGGTGCCCATCACCAGGGCATCTAAGGCTGGAGAGACCTCAGACATAGaggtggaagggaggggaaagggtgaGTACAGAGTGTCCTTGGCAGGTGGGGGGGCACAAGCACATTGACCCTGACCCTATGCAAAACTCACTGTGCAACCTGGGCTCATACACTGCAAAGACAGGGTAGACCTGGCTGTTCCCCGGGGAGGAGGCATGCAAGGAGACTCCATATTCATCGTTCTCTGTGAACTCGCCCTCTTCACTACTCACAGAGCAGCAGAAATTGTCCTGGGCCTCTCGGGAGGCAGACAGGTTGCAGATGAGGTTACTGTAGAGGGTGAGGAGGCTGCAGAAAACAAGAGCCAAGAGGAGGTTCTTCCCCAGAGTCTGCAGCCTGGGCTTTCTTTGTGCCGGGGCTGAAGCCTGGAGGAGCGTGATGGGTAATAATGAGAAAGAAgagaatgcctctgagcatatggagtaACTGCTGTTGCgcactctgtctctctcacacacagactcAATGACTAAGGGCTATTCAGCGTTAGTCCTAGACCCATCAAAATGAATAAACATGACTGACTTAaggccattaatttaaatgggtttaCCCTGAGTAAaatttaattgaatacaaccctaaagagtgtgtgtgtgagagagagagattgccagGCAACCTGGAAATCTGGAAGTGCTCTTTGGAGAAATTAAATATTGCTTGGAGATGGAGATTGTGTTATCCTGTCCACATACTATGGCAAGTCATCatgccattggtccctctagcacagtatggtctactctgattggcagctacTCTCCAAGGCCCCAGGCAGAGGTTGGCATTTCCCAGCCCTCCAGTGACTACATCCGGGGCCTCTTGCACCAGTTGAAGCACATGCTCTCCTCTCACCAAAATAATGCTCCCTCCCCTCTTCCGTAGCTGGAACAGCCCAGTTTCCTGGTCCACAGACATGTCCATATGTGGCCTGTACTGCAGAAGTGGGGAGGCTTTGCCCCTGCCTTTGATGGGAGGGCACCTTCTTGGACTTGCACAGCTGCTGGAAAACCAATGAGGGAGAGCCCACCCTACCCACCCCTGGAAGTGGAGGAGAAGGGCCGCCCCATGGGAGGGTACCTGGGCAGTCCTCTCAGAGTGTGACATGGAGTGTGTGCGGCAGGCAGCCTTTGCCTCTGTGGCCATGATCAGGTCCCAAGGGGGCATCTTCTTCACCCAAGATGCAATATGTTGCTGCTGCCACTTCCTGCATTGTGGCCTGACTGCTGTGCCCTGTGAAGTCTGCTCTCTGACCCATCAGAAACCATCGTCTCATCAGTGAAGATATGCTGTTCCCCTCCCAACTTGCAACCACAGATTGGAGACATGCTGGGAGGGCccccagaaccagagcttggaaaagttactttttaaaactacaactcccatcagccccagccagcatggccactggattgggctgctgggagttgtagttcaaaaaagtaagttttccaagctctgcccagaactGCTCTGCAAAAAGCCTTGTGCCTGCCTAGCTGCCTTGTCGCGCCCCCCCACCACCATGACAAGGGCTTGGGGCATCCCCTCCATCACACACTGGCCTTACTCAGTGAAATTGAGGTAGAAAAGTCCCTCTCCCATGGTCTGATTGTGGTTCCACATGCAATCCATCCTGCGGCCCTGAGGCCCATAATTGTTCAGGCATCGCACATTGCTGGTGGAGACCCCTGCcaggagaaagagaaaaggagtccagggAGGGCACTGTTGGGAGTCATTCAAACTCTCTCCCCTTCCCACCAGCCCCGCTTCCTCCCTTCCAAAAGTTGGCTTGAGTTCTTTCACAGGCAGGGTATaagctgttggaatgtatgaggttcaactccaacttggtgggttgaggctgcatggggttaaaaagggtagctagggaggagacctctttggttgctaggctatacctgtcctttgatccttgcagtctgtccccctcctgctagactgatatgcaaaggatgttgatcccagttccttcccgccttcccagttccttcttctctctcgagaggggagcagacatttttcctttgtctctccctctcaaccagcatgagagctgcactgggaccagtgcatactgctccaacatag includes:
- the LOC133371949 gene encoding interleukin-9 receptor-like isoform X1 — translated: MGKGCRAACLVQIVLFPFFAADERQQPGVSTSNVRCLNNYGPQGRRMDCMWNHNQTMGEGLFYLNFTDLLTLYSNLICNLSASREAQDNFCCSVSSEEGEFTENDEYGVSLHASSPGNSQVYPVFAVYEPRLHIACDPPFDLQSKMSSSKCRMQWKKPEAYEDIFLDDFQWEIAFKAAKAPWEQAQTRILVSKETWVDIEGYEFKSGVDYIARIRCKTPDVNWHYRSHWSHWSATTKWTAPPGSWQQFDSHLLRSVLSPLLCLGALLALLLVLMIFWRSKGNGYANVPTPATYFQPLYRFHNGNFKVTALIWGGATEQPIRPQQGTNNAQAAARGTGLPHAQKSPRPGKGLSAAVASRAGAFGSHRGVLLPKHAAPLATPALPDMHCTHPGLAQFSCCSWRGESSGWLLRLSSSAGLACRRRTPGGRAAGRRPRRSARPFPSSPAWRPPEQRRRRPPAPAAPRRTASTSPAKRCCWLWGRRREPSLGRLPAVAGGVATEEPPVPSPLRGPPLPRPPACPEQDPPRASHPEGGPGPTYTVGTVPRAHDTFRGPRKCFFF
- the LOC133371949 gene encoding interleukin-9 receptor-like isoform X4, with protein sequence MGKGCRAACLVQIVLFPFFAADERQQPGVSTSNVRCLNNYGPQGRRMDCMWNHNQTMGEGLFYLNFTDLLTLYSNLICNLSASREAQDNFCCSVSSEEGEFTENDEYGVSLHASSPGNSQVYPVFAVYEPRLHIACDPPFDLQSKMSSSKCRMQWKKPEAYEDIFLDDFQWEIAFKAAKAPWEQAQTRILVSKETWVDIEGYEFKSGVDYIARIRCKTPDVNWHYRSHWSHWSATTKWTAPPGSWQQFDSHLLRSVLSPLLCLGALLALLLVLMIFWRSKGNGYANVPTPATYFQPLYRFHNGNFKRWAGLPEKDAGRKSGREAPAEVGEAISQLSCLAPPRAEAAAPPCSCCSPPDGQYVASQEVLLAVGAPSRTQPGPPARCGGGRRDGGAPGALAAAGPPSSSAAGVSGAGPPASIAPGRRARADLHSGHSA
- the LOC133371949 gene encoding interleukin-9 receptor-like isoform X2, with translation MDCMWNHNQTMGEGLFYLNFTDLLTLYSNLICNLSASREAQDNFCCSVSSEEGEFTENDEYGVSLHASSPGNSQVYPVFAVYEPRLHIACDPPFDLQSKMSSSKCRMQWKKPEAYEDIFLDDFQWEIAFKAAKAPWEQAQTRILVSKETWVDIEGYEFKSGVDYIARIRCKTPDVNWHYRSHWSHWSATTKWTAPPGSWQQFDSHLLRSVLSPLLCLGALLALLLVLMIFWRSKGNGYANVPTPATYFQPLYRFHNGNFKVTALIWGGATEQPIRPQQGTNNAQAAARGTGLPHAQKSPRPGKGLSAAVASRAGAFGSHRGVLLPKHAAPLATPALPDMHCTHPGLAQFSCCSWRGESSGWLLRLSSSAGLACRRRTPGGRAAGRRPRRSARPFPSSPAWRPPEQRRRRPPAPAAPRRTASTSPAKRCCWLWGRRREPSLGRLPAVAGGVATEEPPVPSPLRGPPLPRPPACPEQDPPRASHPEGGPGPTYTVGTVPRAHDTFRGPRKCFFF
- the LOC133371949 gene encoding uncharacterized protein LOC133371949 isoform X3 codes for the protein MGLRAAGWIACGTTIRPWERDFSTSISLIACDPPFDLQSKMSSSKCRMQWKKPEAYEDIFLDDFQWEIAFKAAKAPWEQAQTRILVSKETWVDIEGYEFKSGVDYIARIRCKTPDVNWHYRSHWSHWSATTKWTAPPGSWQQFDSHLLRSVLSPLLCLGALLALLLVLMIFWRSKGNGYANVPTPATYFQPLYRFHNGNFKVTALIWGGATEQPIRPQQGTNNAQAAARGTGLPHAQKSPRPGKGLSAAVASRAGAFGSHRGVLLPKHAAPLATPALPDMHCTHPGLAQFSCCSWRGESSGWLLRLSSSAGLACRRRTPGGRAAGRRPRRSARPFPSSPAWRPPEQRRRRPPAPAAPRRTASTSPAKRCCWLWGRRREPSLGRLPAVAGGVATEEPPVPSPLRGPPLPRPPACPEQDPPRASHPEGGPGPTYTVGTVPRAHDTFRGPRKCFFF